The Diceros bicornis minor isolate mBicDic1 chromosome 15, mDicBic1.mat.cur, whole genome shotgun sequence genome has a window encoding:
- the FAM131A gene encoding protein FAM131A isoform X1, with amino-acid sequence MKRICIPHPRLASLLLAPFSCERRRYPARRARKAAPAVLLCSARCQRADLLAPSTLTSAHPGPYPRRPCCMVMGCQGDIHLFSGPGRSCAEHPHGWRRRRLGVVRGRRESKPGNTQQVLLPPGLAGSYRRHPGGPVSQVNVGDTVAMLPKSRRALTIQEIAALARSSLHGISQVVKDHVTKPTAMAQGRVAHLIEWKGWSKPSDSPAALESAFSSYSDLSEGEQEARFAAGVAEQFAIAEAKLRAWSSVDGEDSTDESYDEDFAGGTDSDMAGQLPLGPHLQDLFTGHRFSRPLRQGSVEPESDCSQTVSPETLCSSLCSLEDGLLGSPARLASQLLGDELLLAQLPPSRESAFRSLGPLEAQDSLYNSPLTESCLSPAEEEPAPCKDCPSLCLPPVGSWEQQRQASDVASSGVVSLDEDEAEPEEQ; translated from the exons ATGAAGAGGATCTGTATCCCCCACCCCCGCCTTGCCAGCCTGCTTCTGGCTCCCTTTTCCTGCGAGCGGAGGCGCTATCCGGCCCGGCGGGCCCGCAAGGCCGCCCCCGCCGTTCTGCTCTGCTCGGCGCGGTGCCAGCGGGCGGACTTGCTCGCGCCCTCGACGCTGACGTCAGCGCATCCCGGGCCGTATCCCAGGAGACCCTGTTGCATGGTGATGGGTTGCCAGGGAGACATACACCTTTTCTCTGGGCCTGGCCGCAGCTGCGCGGAGCACCCGCACggatggcggcggcggcggctgggggtagtgaggggaaggagggagagcaaGCCAGGAAACACCCAGCAGgtgctcctccccccaggcctGGCCGGAAGCTACCGGCGCCACCCTGGGGGCCCTGTCAGCCAG GTGAATGTTGGAGACACAGTCGCGATGCTGCCCAAGTCCCGGAGAGCCCTAACTATCCAGGAGATCGCTGCGCTGGCCAGATCCTCCCTGCATG GTATTTCCCAGGTGGTGAAGGACCACGTGACCAAGCCCACCGCCATGGCCCAGGGCCGAGTGGCTCACCTCATTGAGTGGAAGGGCTGGAGCAAGCCCAGTGACTCGCCTGCTGCCCTGGAGTCTGCCTTTTCCTCCTATTCGGACCTCAGTGAGGGTGAACAAGAGGCTCGCTTTGCAGCAG GAGTGGCTGAGCAATTTGCCATTGCAGAAGCCAAGCTCCGGGCATGGTCTTCGGTGGATGGTGAGGACTCCACGGATGAATCCTATGATGAGGACTTTGCTGGGGGAACTGACTCAG ACATGGCTGGGCAGCTGCCCCtggggccccacctccaggacctCTTCACCGGCCACCGATTCTCCCGGCCACTGCGCCAGGGCTCGGTGGAGCCTGAGAGCGACTGCTCGCAGACCGTGTCCCCAGAGACCCTGTGCTCTAGTCTGTGCAGCCTGGAGGATGGGTTGCTGGGCTCCCCGGCCCGCCTGGCTTCCCAGCTGCTGGGCGACGAGCTGCTCCTCGCCCAACTGCCCCCCAGCCGGGAAAGTGCCTTCCGCAGCCTGGGCCCATTGGAGGCCCAGGACTCGCTCTACAACTCGCCCCTCACGGAGTCCTGCCTTTCCCCCGCCGAGGAGGAGCCAGCCCCCTGCAAGGACTGCCCGTCGCTCTGCCTGCCACCAGTGGGCAGCTGGGAACAGCAGCGGCAAGCCTCTGACGTAGCTTCTTCTGGGGTGGTGTCCTTAGACGAggatgaggcagagccagaggaacAGTGA
- the FAM131A gene encoding protein FAM131A isoform X3: MDLSDESQSGLGPRVGCGVDRTSSGPLSIFLGICSDPPRLEPVLSPFLRGQPGLARGAGPPVLVNVGDTVAMLPKSRRALTIQEIAALARSSLHGISQVVKDHVTKPTAMAQGRVAHLIEWKGWSKPSDSPAALESAFSSYSDLSEGEQEARFAAGVAEQFAIAEAKLRAWSSVDGEDSTDESYDEDFAGGTDSDMAGQLPLGPHLQDLFTGHRFSRPLRQGSVEPESDCSQTVSPETLCSSLCSLEDGLLGSPARLASQLLGDELLLAQLPPSRESAFRSLGPLEAQDSLYNSPLTESCLSPAEEEPAPCKDCPSLCLPPVGSWEQQRQASDVASSGVVSLDEDEAEPEEQ; this comes from the exons ATGGACTTGTCAGACGAGTCGCAGAG TGGCCTCGGACCCCGCGTGGGCTGTGGAGTGGATCGAACTTCCTCGGGGCCTCTCTCTATCTTCCTTGGGATCTGCTCGGACCCTCCGAGGCTGGAGCCGGTCCTCTCGCCCTTCCTCCGTGGACAGCCAGGACTTGCCAGAGGTGCCGGGCCCCCAGTGTTG GTGAATGTTGGAGACACAGTCGCGATGCTGCCCAAGTCCCGGAGAGCCCTAACTATCCAGGAGATCGCTGCGCTGGCCAGATCCTCCCTGCATG GTATTTCCCAGGTGGTGAAGGACCACGTGACCAAGCCCACCGCCATGGCCCAGGGCCGAGTGGCTCACCTCATTGAGTGGAAGGGCTGGAGCAAGCCCAGTGACTCGCCTGCTGCCCTGGAGTCTGCCTTTTCCTCCTATTCGGACCTCAGTGAGGGTGAACAAGAGGCTCGCTTTGCAGCAG GAGTGGCTGAGCAATTTGCCATTGCAGAAGCCAAGCTCCGGGCATGGTCTTCGGTGGATGGTGAGGACTCCACGGATGAATCCTATGATGAGGACTTTGCTGGGGGAACTGACTCAG ACATGGCTGGGCAGCTGCCCCtggggccccacctccaggacctCTTCACCGGCCACCGATTCTCCCGGCCACTGCGCCAGGGCTCGGTGGAGCCTGAGAGCGACTGCTCGCAGACCGTGTCCCCAGAGACCCTGTGCTCTAGTCTGTGCAGCCTGGAGGATGGGTTGCTGGGCTCCCCGGCCCGCCTGGCTTCCCAGCTGCTGGGCGACGAGCTGCTCCTCGCCCAACTGCCCCCCAGCCGGGAAAGTGCCTTCCGCAGCCTGGGCCCATTGGAGGCCCAGGACTCGCTCTACAACTCGCCCCTCACGGAGTCCTGCCTTTCCCCCGCCGAGGAGGAGCCAGCCCCCTGCAAGGACTGCCCGTCGCTCTGCCTGCCACCAGTGGGCAGCTGGGAACAGCAGCGGCAAGCCTCTGACGTAGCTTCTTCTGGGGTGGTGTCCTTAGACGAggatgaggcagagccagaggaacAGTGA
- the FAM131A gene encoding protein FAM131A isoform X4, with protein MLPKSRRALTIQEIAALARSSLHGISQVVKDHVTKPTAMAQGRVAHLIEWKGWSKPSDSPAALESAFSSYSDLSEGEQEARFAAGVAEQFAIAEAKLRAWSSVDGEDSTDESYDEDFAGGTDSDMAGQLPLGPHLQDLFTGHRFSRPLRQGSVEPESDCSQTVSPETLCSSLCSLEDGLLGSPARLASQLLGDELLLAQLPPSRESAFRSLGPLEAQDSLYNSPLTESCLSPAEEEPAPCKDCPSLCLPPVGSWEQQRQASDVASSGVVSLDEDEAEPEEQ; from the exons ATGCTGCCCAAGTCCCGGAGAGCCCTAACTATCCAGGAGATCGCTGCGCTGGCCAGATCCTCCCTGCATG GTATTTCCCAGGTGGTGAAGGACCACGTGACCAAGCCCACCGCCATGGCCCAGGGCCGAGTGGCTCACCTCATTGAGTGGAAGGGCTGGAGCAAGCCCAGTGACTCGCCTGCTGCCCTGGAGTCTGCCTTTTCCTCCTATTCGGACCTCAGTGAGGGTGAACAAGAGGCTCGCTTTGCAGCAG GAGTGGCTGAGCAATTTGCCATTGCAGAAGCCAAGCTCCGGGCATGGTCTTCGGTGGATGGTGAGGACTCCACGGATGAATCCTATGATGAGGACTTTGCTGGGGGAACTGACTCAG ACATGGCTGGGCAGCTGCCCCtggggccccacctccaggacctCTTCACCGGCCACCGATTCTCCCGGCCACTGCGCCAGGGCTCGGTGGAGCCTGAGAGCGACTGCTCGCAGACCGTGTCCCCAGAGACCCTGTGCTCTAGTCTGTGCAGCCTGGAGGATGGGTTGCTGGGCTCCCCGGCCCGCCTGGCTTCCCAGCTGCTGGGCGACGAGCTGCTCCTCGCCCAACTGCCCCCCAGCCGGGAAAGTGCCTTCCGCAGCCTGGGCCCATTGGAGGCCCAGGACTCGCTCTACAACTCGCCCCTCACGGAGTCCTGCCTTTCCCCCGCCGAGGAGGAGCCAGCCCCCTGCAAGGACTGCCCGTCGCTCTGCCTGCCACCAGTGGGCAGCTGGGAACAGCAGCGGCAAGCCTCTGACGTAGCTTCTTCTGGGGTGGTGTCCTTAGACGAggatgaggcagagccagaggaacAGTGA
- the FAM131A gene encoding protein FAM131A isoform X2, translating to MPMISVLGKMFLWQREGPGGRWTCQTSRRVASDPAWAVEWIELPRGLSLSSLGSARTLRGWSRSSRPSSVDSQDLPEVNVGDTVAMLPKSRRALTIQEIAALARSSLHGISQVVKDHVTKPTAMAQGRVAHLIEWKGWSKPSDSPAALESAFSSYSDLSEGEQEARFAAGVAEQFAIAEAKLRAWSSVDGEDSTDESYDEDFAGGTDSDMAGQLPLGPHLQDLFTGHRFSRPLRQGSVEPESDCSQTVSPETLCSSLCSLEDGLLGSPARLASQLLGDELLLAQLPPSRESAFRSLGPLEAQDSLYNSPLTESCLSPAEEEPAPCKDCPSLCLPPVGSWEQQRQASDVASSGVVSLDEDEAEPEEQ from the exons ATGCCTATGATTTCTGTGCTGGGCAAAATGTTTCTGTGGCAGCGTGAAGGGCCTGGAGGACGATGGACTTGTCAGACGAGTCGCAGAG TGGCCTCGGACCCCGCGTGGGCTGTGGAGTGGATCGAACTTCCTCGGGGCCTCTCTCTATCTTCCTTGGGATCTGCTCGGACCCTCCGAGGCTGGAGCCGGTCCTCTCGCCCTTCCTCCGTGGACAGCCAGGACTTGCCAGAG GTGAATGTTGGAGACACAGTCGCGATGCTGCCCAAGTCCCGGAGAGCCCTAACTATCCAGGAGATCGCTGCGCTGGCCAGATCCTCCCTGCATG GTATTTCCCAGGTGGTGAAGGACCACGTGACCAAGCCCACCGCCATGGCCCAGGGCCGAGTGGCTCACCTCATTGAGTGGAAGGGCTGGAGCAAGCCCAGTGACTCGCCTGCTGCCCTGGAGTCTGCCTTTTCCTCCTATTCGGACCTCAGTGAGGGTGAACAAGAGGCTCGCTTTGCAGCAG GAGTGGCTGAGCAATTTGCCATTGCAGAAGCCAAGCTCCGGGCATGGTCTTCGGTGGATGGTGAGGACTCCACGGATGAATCCTATGATGAGGACTTTGCTGGGGGAACTGACTCAG ACATGGCTGGGCAGCTGCCCCtggggccccacctccaggacctCTTCACCGGCCACCGATTCTCCCGGCCACTGCGCCAGGGCTCGGTGGAGCCTGAGAGCGACTGCTCGCAGACCGTGTCCCCAGAGACCCTGTGCTCTAGTCTGTGCAGCCTGGAGGATGGGTTGCTGGGCTCCCCGGCCCGCCTGGCTTCCCAGCTGCTGGGCGACGAGCTGCTCCTCGCCCAACTGCCCCCCAGCCGGGAAAGTGCCTTCCGCAGCCTGGGCCCATTGGAGGCCCAGGACTCGCTCTACAACTCGCCCCTCACGGAGTCCTGCCTTTCCCCCGCCGAGGAGGAGCCAGCCCCCTGCAAGGACTGCCCGTCGCTCTGCCTGCCACCAGTGGGCAGCTGGGAACAGCAGCGGCAAGCCTCTGACGTAGCTTCTTCTGGGGTGGTGTCCTTAGACGAggatgaggcagagccagaggaacAGTGA